TAATCGGGCATTTTTATTATCTTAAACCTGCATTCTCATAATTTCTTGATAAGCTTCAATGGCTTTGTTACGTACTTCAGTTGTCGTTTGCAGCATCACAGAAGCTTTTTCAGCTGTGATCATGACATCATGTAAATCAACATTTTCTCCACGCGCCACTTTTTCAGTCATTATCGCTGACTTATTTTGGCCTTCGTTCACTTCAGAGATCGCGTTGTTTAACCATGTTTTAAACGATTGTTGAGCCTTAGCAGGTGTCGTCTGATTAACATTGTTCTTCTTCGCTATGCTCATAATCGAGTTTAATTGTTGAATTTGATTAACTTCCATTATTACCCTCCTATACTAGTCTATCGTCCTATTTCAAGTGCTTTTAGAAGCATATTTTTATGGGCATCAATGGCCGTAACATTCGCCTCATATGATCGTGTTGCTCCCATTAAATCGATCATCTCTTTAAGTGGGTCTACATTTGGCATCTGTACATAACCTTCTTCATTAGCATCTGGATGCTCAGGCTGATAAACCTGTTCAAAAGGACTTTGATCTTCTAAGACATGGCCAACCTTCACACCATTTCCCGTCCCTTCAGAAGTCCTCATCGCTTTATTTAAGTATGAACTAAACCCTGCGTTAGCATTTTGATGCATGGTAACCATCTTCCTTCGATATGGTTCCCATTCCCCTTCAACTAATCGACCTCTTGTCGTGTCTGTATTTGCCATGTTGCTTGACACAACATCCATTCTGAAGCGTTGTGCAGTCAAGGCTGAAGCTGAAATATTCAAGCCATTAAATATTGACATGTTTCATTACCTCCCTTGTCCAAGAACAGTTCGAATACTGTTGAATCTACCGTTCAATCGATCTACTAATGTGTTGTAATAAAGTTGATTTTTCGCCAATTCACTCATTTCAAAATCAATGTCTACATTGTTGCCATTATGATTATAAGTGGTATTATTTCGGGATACGATTTTAGCAGACTCATCTGATGTCGCACCTCCAAATTGAAGGTGACGGTTATCAGTCCTATTCGCGTTCAATTTTTGATTTGCCTGAGCTTGATTCAATTCATGAGCAAATACTGTTTGTTTCGCTTTATAGTTCGGAGTATCTACATTTGCAATGTTTTGGCTTATCGTATTTTGTCGTGTCATAGATGAGGATAACGCAGTTTCCAACAATTGGTTTGTGGAATTAGTAATTAAATTCATTATTTATTCCCCCGATTTAAAAATCTAAAACTTTATATCTCATACTTAAGAACCACTTCCGAGATTAATTCTATATAATAAATAGTATTTTGTCTAATGTTCTCAGAAAATGACTACAGTTAGATAAAAAAGACCTAGTATTATTCCCGGAGAAAGTCACATCTTGCCATCCCCTATATTTTAATAGGATAAAATAATCATATTTCCGTCTTCACTATAAGAACTTTATCACATTTCCACATCTTTTGGCGCATTTTTTACTGGAAATTAAAAAACGAAGGCTTTTGTACTACAAGCCTTCGTTCGTCTATAGTCTTTTTATCTCATATTAA
The Salipaludibacillus sp. LMS25 DNA segment above includes these coding regions:
- the flgB gene encoding flagellar basal body rod protein FlgB; the protein is MNLITNSTNQLLETALSSSMTRQNTISQNIANVDTPNYKAKQTVFAHELNQAQANQKLNANRTDNRHLQFGGATSDESAKIVSRNNTTYNHNGNNVDIDFEMSELAKNQLYYNTLVDRLNGRFNSIRTVLGQGR
- the flgC gene encoding flagellar basal body rod protein FlgC, yielding MSIFNGLNISASALTAQRFRMDVVSSNMANTDTTRGRLVEGEWEPYRRKMVTMHQNANAGFSSYLNKAMRTSEGTGNGVKVGHVLEDQSPFEQVYQPEHPDANEEGYVQMPNVDPLKEMIDLMGATRSYEANVTAIDAHKNMLLKALEIGR
- the fliE gene encoding flagellar hook-basal body complex protein FliE, with the protein product MEVNQIQQLNSIMSIAKKNNVNQTTPAKAQQSFKTWLNNAISEVNEGQNKSAIMTEKVARGENVDLHDVMITAEKASVMLQTTTEVRNKAIEAYQEIMRMQV